Genomic DNA from Vespa velutina chromosome 6, iVesVel2.1, whole genome shotgun sequence:
atatatatatatatatatatatatttatttatttatttatattgcataatttaattgaattccTGAATCTTATCAATGATAAGAATTGCATAAGAATGAATATGCGACGATCGATTGAGTTCTTcgttctgattttttttttcacacgaAGTAACATTCATCTTTTGTATTTCCATAGCATGCCCCTTTTTCACGTCTTCATATTAATTactacaaataaattaaatcatattataGAGAATAGACGTTGAATAATATTCTTCTCACAGATAGCACAGCATTCGATagtttaaataatctttttcttttatcattatttgcttcatttttctttattcaacgCTTGGAtaaattcttctaatttttcttgaatttgTCTAACACGTtctggaaagaaaaagaaagaaagaaaaaaaagaaaaagaaaggaaaaaaaaaaagaaaaagaaaaagagaaaaaaaatatttcatcacaattattattattattattattattattattattattattattttcgatcataaaattaaacattatttgtaataacttACTCAATTCTTCAGCTAAAGTAACACGTCTGCCTGTGAGCAATTTAATCTTCATTTCATTATCTTGACTATAATCTTCTAAAACCTCTTTGATCTCCTTGTCTAATCTACGAGCCTCACGATTTATTATCTGTTGTCTAAGAGCGTTCGATGTTACTTTTAATACTTGCTGAATTCGCCAAAATAATACAATGTCATTACATTCCATctatgttgaaaaaaaaagaaatatattttgatttatattaataatcacagatctctattattattattattattattattattattattattattaattcaatccaattaatttgtataatttattcttactAACTTCGGACTCATGACCagtatgataaagataatatcccTTTCTACAATCATAAGCTCTGGCTAAACTTTGATGTAAGAAAAATCTTCTGTAAACCGGATGCCAAGTTTCACGTATAAATTCATTATCTACTTCCAAGGAATTACGttgcaaattttttctaaCGGTTGTGAGCTCATCTTGACTGAGAGTAGGTGGAtgtttctaatataaaaatagcatataaatattaacattatatacatatatatatatatatacatatacatacatgcatgcaatactataatattcacaatagaataaatatatcttacttTGTCAGTATAAAGTATTTTATCTAATTCATTTTTGACCGCAGTCCgtttttgttgttcttctGTTTGGCTTTGCCAATAAAACCAACGTTCCTTACGATTAGGGCCTAACATATCTCGTAAAATTTGTTCAGtactttgtaatttttcttttacagatGTTTCTAAAAATCGTACAGCTTGATCCCAGTCTCGTTTGTCATTTATACTTCTGTCTTCCAAAGTGTTCAATTGAATAACTCGTAACATTTCAGATGcctgtaaattattaaaacacaaattatttttttcttttctcactctctctctctctctctccctctctctcttttttttttttttttttttcattactttctCACAAGATTATCATAAGACATACTTTTTCTTCCCACGAATGTCTTCTCATTGCCTCGCTCACCACCGCAttctttaaattatcaaatatattatcgtgATCAGGATTTAATCGAGCCTGTGCCATGAAACGTTGAAATTCTTGTTCTAAACATTCCCATCCACTTTCAACACTACGAGCTGGTAATTGTTGATCTGCCCATTGTTTCAATTTAATGTCGACGGTTGTATTAAATGTAcctgaaatatgtatatattaattattgataagaattaaattcaaacgtttctatatttaaaatttcgaattttatataaaattatttattgaaaatattgtcgCACCTGGACCTCCACTTTGTGCAGCaggtaaatagatattttcaaatacgTGCATACTAACTTTTTCCCAAATGCGTACCATTAGAACTTCTTCCCAATGTCTAGGTGAGACTTGAGATAAATTCACGATTTCATCCAAAATTTCACCACGAGCCTTTTCAAATAATTCGTCTCTATCCAACTCACGTAATCttggtataataaatatttgattatttcaatggaacgatatatatatatattcttttttcttttttttttgatttattataatttattattaaagttgtttaccttggaaaattatttttccattcggTTTCTAAATTAAATCTAGTAGCTTTAAAAGCATCAGCCTGTTGCTCTACCGTTTCCCTTACCATTTTCCAAAAACATTCAGCTACTGCCAAACTCAAATTTCTAGTAGTTACTTGACCTGACATTGCCAAGCCAtctctaaataaaataatatatatatatatatattataaatgttttccATTATGTTCATAAATTCATTGTGttcattatttgataatttcttatttagttaatttttttttcttatttttttttttttcccccttaatATTTCATACTCACTTAAAAAGTTTGGAATTtctaaagaatttttcttcataatcttTAATTGTTTGTATACTATCGTCTTGTCTACCACGACCAGTTACAACAGCAAAATATCCTAAAGCTTTCATTGGGAATAATTTTCCTTGCAATATTTTCTTGAGTCTTTCTGGATtagttaaattttcttctgcTATATCTACCTAAGTACGATAAATGACAAAGAATTAAGcctaaaaatttataataaaaagttaataatatatttatctccaCTTACTTTAGTTAAAACAAAGATAGTCCTTTTTCCACTAGGATCCATTTGAGCAACGAGATCTGTTACATTGCTTCTTTCTGCATCAACCGATCCATCTTGAATACATAAGATAATAGCATTGGGATTACTCATGTATTGCTGAGTCATTTGTCGAATAGCATCTTTAGTATCTTCTGCCATGTCAACAGTAACTGTCTGTTGCAAAGTATATATTTCAgtttagtatattatatattacatatacgcacacacacacacacacacatatatatgtatatattagtacttgataataatgtaatcaAACATTTTACTTACACTAATAATACCAGGAAGATCAACCAATACCATGCGCTGAAGACCAGGCCCTTTTACCGTCATAGAAATAACATCTTGACTAACTGTTTTCCCATTTTTAACGCTATTCTTCATACGTAATTCAACTTCTCTTCTAAGATCAGCTAATTCTGATTCTTTAGTTAAATCAAATTCTCTAGAACTATCTTTAAATTGTGCAATGTGATATGGTCCTTCACTTAAGGTAACTTTGACTGGTGCACGTGTCATCATTTCACCGCCACccctaaaataataaaactacataaattgttattcattgacatttttacattcgatatatttttttaataataccttggaaatattctaGCTTGAGCGATCATTTCCAATACTGATGTTTTACCTGAACTTTGATCACCTACAACTACTACTCTAGGTAGATGATCAGCAGTCGAATAAGCACTATCATATTCACTTAATTCATCCAAAACATCACTATACATGTCTATTAAAGATTTCTGaaaatatcattatgattttacttataattcaatacaagaaaatttgtatatttttctttctctttctctctctctctctctcttctcttacctttatttttctattatttactttttgatTTCCTTTCAATAGCATTTGTTTACGtaattctttattctctctttctaacctTTCAAGTTCAcgttgatattttaattgcaTTTGCATTAATTCATCTTGCATAGCATCTAATCTCTGTTGCGACGAttcttcaaaatataataataatacatttaattataaaaatataattattataaaataattcaatataaatataatttacgtaCGAGCTTTCTTGCGTTCTTCTTCAATATTCTCATTAGATAATGGACGAGCAAAAGCAACTGCAGTTTTTGATAATTCGCCTTTTGCttctgaaaaaagaatttaataataaaatgtcaataaagtgttgtattttttaaataattaatgaaaactaGCAGAATATGAGAAGCTGATGTggatacataaacatatacaatgataaaaattaaatataaatatattacattttatatatatatatatatatataaaatattaatatatataaaataattttatatataactgtGGAATGAAAGGTCTGCCCCATTCAGTATTTAGAcctaattattatctaatattttacaagataCTGTgctttgtcaaaaaaaaaaaaaaaaaaaaaaaaaaaaagaatctttttgtttcatttgcTTGAAATGCTGAATGGACAGACTGCAAGTTACCGATAAATTAGCACTTCTTACACACCTGAATAAACTTGGTTTGCTATCGATGTGATTGCGTCAATTACACCTGAACAGAACAGACCATGATCATTTACTTAGGtgcaaaatgaaaatataataaaacaatatatggTTTCATACAAAATTGAAAGtttattttacgtttattaaaattattatgattaaattaataaaatttaataaataattacatagataaaaaaaaacatattatttataataggaTACATATCTATCTGTAACAATTGTTTACTTTTGTATAATAccatttaattatgattttaaaatcaaataataatatatatgtatataatttgatgcataaaataattaaagctCAGGTTACTACACAAATGCAGGAATCATTTAtaggaatatatttataaaaatcgacttttcattgaataatattcttttttgaaatattaatttgaactATATTCTATttggatttatataatacattaaaacttttttatattatattatattaatttgaaaataacaaattataaactatgtaaaaagatttgaaaaatgatacTAAAGTCATGCAGTTTAAAGCAAAAATGAGTTACTaccataaatattaatacattaaacATACATGAGAAAACGTCAGGCAAGTTAAGAAGTGGTAAAAACACACATTAGGTGTCATGTTATAATTGGATGGGTAAAAAAGGATTGCATTCTCTAAAAATCCTTCCGACTCACGTGTAGGTGATTCTTGGTCGTTATCACGCAATGCTCTTTCTTCTGCTGCTTTAACAGCATTCTCCAATCTTTGATCAAACCATCTCCTGTACTCATGATACTTTGCCTCTCCCAATTCCTTTATACGTGGATCTGTTtgtattttctcattttttttactatacaCAATTTCAAATGTTTTGCCTCACGTTtccataattattaataattatccttCATACTTACCTATATCAATCTTATTAGTTAATTTAGTTTTAACATCCAGCAATGAACCACGTAACTTTTGCCATTGTTGTTCAGTAGGAATTAAAGTATCTATCCAAGTCATATCCGGTAAAGCTTCTTTCCATTGTTcatatttctatgaaaataaatgcaaatatatatatgaattcctaaagtaaattataaattcattgtagttatttcttaaatattataaatcattgtaGTTACTTTTTGTAATGTAACTCCACCACCCAAGGCACCacctaataatatataacgtatTTTCAATGCTCCTCTTAATATTCTAGCAATTACCATGGCATAGCCACGATTAGGATTTGCAAAGTAACGTAAATGTGGGGATGCCAATAATGGCCTGTACACTCTGCTTATTTTTCCCGACATTAAACATCTTGTAGTGATCTTTGATATTGGATATTTCGAGGATTTTGATACAAGTAAAATGCTTTgcctagaaaaatattttacgtttaattattataaatggaacaaataaaatatgatatataacaaTGCAAAAGGAATTCATtacaattttgtatttttttgtatgattataattatttctaatataatttatcgaaagaaatatttcaggtaaaagtaaattttcattcattcaataattataacaatatattaaatataaattaataatatttaaagaaatcttattcattttatacatttagatatttatttaaatataatgataaaaagctTACCCTAATCTACCacataaaatttgtttcatctttttttcttttaattatacggTTACGCCGTAATATGATATACTTTTGTCaacaatatacatatgatatatcaaattaaagaTGTAAAACTTTTCTAAAAGCCAATCAAAACCTAAAGTTTAGGTTATTAATTCATCTTCGTTCGATCAAGTAAAACAGGCTGGCCAAAACTTTACTagcaaaataatttcaaataaattcctATTGTTCGCAGATGTCGCTAATATCGCTTACGTTTCTTCAAGTTCAAATTTATCCCAAACGTTTTCTCTTAACTGAACAAGTTCAGATTTAATTAAGGTAACAcgcataatattatttattaaaatatattcgcacaaagaacgtttttttttaatatttacaaatatcaatatttattatattattttattcatatgtatattcatgatatatacatatatatatatatatatatacataggctCATATTATAGAATCGTTTTGTTCGAAATTTCATCtaattgtacatatgtatgtatacatacatatatacatatatatatatatatatatatcttcgtaaatacatatttgcAATGTGATTGCAACAACACATAAATTGCATAACACatcaattaatgatattaatatatcattgaaaaaaaaaaaaaaatatttatatctggatgcatataatatataatatataaacacaaaTGATTCtttagtaattttatttttctttgcaatCCTTATATTACAAAACATACTTTTCCGGACACATTGAAAATATGCTCTATTTACACTGGATCATTATCTAGTTTTTTTGTgctaacattttctttcctttcttttttttctttttttctttttttttttttctttttttttgttgacgTTTCTCCCCCACcttaatctttcttcttttcttcttcttcttcttcttcttcttctttttcttctctttacaggaataatattaataaactacATTTGCATAGGCTttcgtataataatgattatggcagtacatttacatttaaagtctattatcatttttatgtcgtacatatataacttTCTTTTATACCATACGAAATCTGCGTTACTTACTTTATAATATGCTATTTCACTAAAGCAtacgataggaaaaaaaagaatcgtagTTTTGCATCGATAAGCatgtttgttgttgttgttggttgttgttgttttattattattattattattattatcatttggttttttcctcctttctttcctttttttttctttgttttgttttttttgtttttttgttcttttgtttttttaattaattaattaattaattaattaaatatacgacgcatcgtcgtcgacgtcaTCGATATGAAACGTCGTGAGATCTAGAAATCCTAACGCAACGAACAGAAAATccagagaaaaagggaggaaaaaagaaaaaaaaggagaaatgaaaaataataataaaaagaaaaaaaaaaaaaaagaaaaaacaaagaactaGAAAAACAAGACTTCGTGTCGTcgtcgatataatattaaagcaGCCTTTCTCAATGcgatttatatactttttttttttttgtttattttattttatttcattttattattattattattattattattattattaatattaatattattattattattattattattattattattaattattctctctACACGTGGGTGTGTTACATCTAAATTCTTGTGTTAAACCTCCCCACCTTATTTTTTTGTggttttttttgtgtttttttttgtgttttttttgtgtttttttttttgtttttttttttttttcgtttttatcttaaaaCACCTCGTGTCGTCTCTGATCTCGACCTCTCTGCTCTCTCAGCGATATGTACGAATCACGAAAAGCTGGCAAAAGCGCTCTACTTTGATTGGACCCCAGTTTACATTGTCCGTCAGAAGTAAACAGCtgtttttggttttttttttctctctctctctctcgctctctctttctctctctctctctctctctctctctctccctctctctctctctctctctctctctccattctTCTCGCACTTTCCTTTAATTCTACAAAAAATCCTCTACGTAACTAATTATAAATGTTCTAGTATTGTCTCTAAGGGTGCCCTCTtcgctgtctctctctctccctctctctctctctctctctctttatctctctctctctctctctctctctctttatctctctctctctctctctctctctccctctctctctctctttctctctttcttttttattatttttttttttatgtatatatatatatatatatatataattcagtcgacatatacatatatgcagaTACGCAAATCACTCGTCCTCACTCGCATacacttttatcttttacacTCACTCTCGtcgttacatacatacatacatacatacatacatatacatatatatgtgtgtgtgtgtgtgtgtgtgcgtgtgtttgtatatgtaatatatatttaaaagatcttagaattatattttctttatacaaccataaagaaagtaaagcaaaagaaaaataaaaagaagaagaagatttgcTAATAATTCTCGTCGCATCGCAATACCATAAAAGCAGCTATGTACAATTTGCCGgggtttgtttttatttttttttttcctttttttttgttttgtttcgtttcgtttcgtttcgttttgtgTTTTGACCCTTTTTCTTTGcgcctttttttattctttgcttCGTTCCCTTGTTCATAACGCATTCTCTTATGCATTTTCTCCGAacctattattactatttttaatattaatctggctcatatatatatatataatatctggttcatatatatatatatatataatatacatatatatttctttttatagtcGTTGAAAAATCTAAACtataaaggaataaattcgctagtattgaatattatttaatattatttttttcctcaaaaTTGTTCACTCACGATATACATTTCGTACAAACGACTTAAttcgacgaaaagaaaaaagaaaagaaaagagaaaaaaaaaatgaccgAGGGATgaatacataaatatctattCTGTGGCAACAAAATAGATccatatttatctatcatttataatatttgttcgcGTTATATAAATGACTGTCttttaattcatttgtttcataatacaaacaaaaacaataaaagaataatccttctttcattccttataaaaaaaaaaaaaaaaagaaaacaaggaaaaaaaagaaacaaagaaatctaacaat
This window encodes:
- the LOC124949743 gene encoding dynamin-like 120 kDa protein, mitochondrial isoform X1, whose translation is MKQILCGRLGQSILLVSKSSKYPISKITTRCLMSGKISRVYRPLLASPHLRYFANPNRGYAMVIARILRGALKIRYILLGGALGGGVTLQKKYEQWKEALPDMTWIDTLIPTEQQWQKLRGSLLDVKTKLTNKIDIDPRIKELGEAKYHEYRRWFDQRLENAVKAAEERALRDNDQESPTRVIDAITSIANQVYSEAKGELSKTAVAFARPLSNENIEEERKKAQSSQQRLDAMQDELMQMQLKYQRELERLERENKELRKQMLLKGNQKVNNRKIKKSLIDMYSDVLDELSEYDSAYSTADHLPRVVVVGDQSSGKTSVLEMIAQARIFPRGGGEMMTRAPVKVTLSEGPYHIAQFKDSSREFDLTKESELADLRREVELRMKNSVKNGKTVSQDVISMTVKGPGLQRMVLVDLPGIISTVTVDMAEDTKDAIRQMTQQYMSNPNAIILCIQDGSVDAERSNVTDLVAQMDPSGKRTIFVLTKVDIAEENLTNPERLKKILQGKLFPMKALGYFAVVTGRGRQDDSIQTIKDYEEKFFRNSKLFKDGLAMSGQVTTRNLSLAVAECFWKMVRETVEQQADAFKATRFNLETEWKNNFPRLRELDRDELFEKARGEILDEIVNLSQVSPRHWEEVLMVRIWEKVSMHVFENIYLPAAQSGGPGTFNTTVDIKLKQWADQQLPARSVESGWECLEQEFQRFMAQARLNPDHDNIFDNLKNAVVSEAMRRHSWEEKASEMLRVIQLNTLEDRSINDKRDWDQAVRFLETSVKEKLQSTEQILRDMLGPNRKERWFYWQSQTEEQQKRTAVKNELDKILYTDKKHPPTLSQDELTTVRKNLQRNSLEVDNEFIRETWHPVYRRFFLHQSLARAYDCRKGYYLYHTGHESEMECNDIVLFWRIQQVLKVTSNALRQQIINREARRLDKEIKEVLEDYSQDNEMKIKLLTGRRVTLAEELKRVRQIQEKLEEFIQALNKEK
- the LOC124949743 gene encoding dynamin-like 120 kDa protein, mitochondrial isoform X2, translating into MKQILCGRLGQSILLVSKSSKYPISKITTRCLMSGKISRVYRPLLASPHLRYFANPNRGYAMVIARILRGALKIRYILLGGALGGGVTLQKKYEQWKEALPDMTWIDTLIPTEQQWQKLRGSLLDVKTKLTNKIDIDPRIKELGEAKYHEYRRWFDQRLENAVKAAEERALRDNDQESPTQAKGELSKTAVAFARPLSNENIEEERKKAQSSQQRLDAMQDELMQMQLKYQRELERLERENKELRKQMLLKGNQKVNNRKIKKSLIDMYSDVLDELSEYDSAYSTADHLPRVVVVGDQSSGKTSVLEMIAQARIFPRGGGEMMTRAPVKVTLSEGPYHIAQFKDSSREFDLTKESELADLRREVELRMKNSVKNGKTVSQDVISMTVKGPGLQRMVLVDLPGIISTVTVDMAEDTKDAIRQMTQQYMSNPNAIILCIQDGSVDAERSNVTDLVAQMDPSGKRTIFVLTKVDIAEENLTNPERLKKILQGKLFPMKALGYFAVVTGRGRQDDSIQTIKDYEEKFFRNSKLFKDGLAMSGQVTTRNLSLAVAECFWKMVRETVEQQADAFKATRFNLETEWKNNFPRLRELDRDELFEKARGEILDEIVNLSQVSPRHWEEVLMVRIWEKVSMHVFENIYLPAAQSGGPGTFNTTVDIKLKQWADQQLPARSVESGWECLEQEFQRFMAQARLNPDHDNIFDNLKNAVVSEAMRRHSWEEKASEMLRVIQLNTLEDRSINDKRDWDQAVRFLETSVKEKLQSTEQILRDMLGPNRKERWFYWQSQTEEQQKRTAVKNELDKILYTDKKHPPTLSQDELTTVRKNLQRNSLEVDNEFIRETWHPVYRRFFLHQSLARAYDCRKGYYLYHTGHESEMECNDIVLFWRIQQVLKVTSNALRQQIINREARRLDKEIKEVLEDYSQDNEMKIKLLTGRRVTLAEELKRVRQIQEKLEEFIQALNKEK